In Streptococcus dysgalactiae subsp. dysgalactiae, the following are encoded in one genomic region:
- a CDS encoding helix-turn-helix domain-containing protein translates to MRLKDYFPDMELGAFPLTDPDWISIEEGDHYVHLPKASLSERERLLLGLGRDQHQTSSHSLSPWYHYLVDRQGNPPDMLKDCQLLYLNHHQPLSADLIDLLQSMIEQFEAILPISQTRTAFLCGQGSSADLLQLLRDLLPTIESDFGLALTVFVGNAWHQLAASSFRDCFEEENQLLTAYLAQKSGGKLLTFSEVMLWSLLSHQTFPALTRQFHHVLTQQKDMAEVVQALWLEHGNLVQTAQRLYIHRNSLQYKLDKFAQQSGLRLKQLDDLAFAYLFLLKY, encoded by the coding sequence ATGAGGCTGAAAGACTATTTTCCAGACATGGAGTTGGGAGCTTTTCCTTTAACAGATCCTGATTGGATTAGTATTGAAGAAGGTGATCATTATGTGCATTTGCCCAAGGCTAGTTTGTCAGAGAGGGAACGCCTCTTGCTTGGTTTGGGACGAGATCAACACCAAACATCTAGTCATTCGCTGTCGCCTTGGTACCATTACTTGGTGGACCGTCAAGGGAACCCGCCTGATATGTTGAAAGATTGTCAGTTGCTTTACCTAAACCATCATCAGCCTTTGTCAGCGGATTTGATTGATTTGTTGCAAAGCATGATTGAGCAGTTTGAAGCCATTCTGCCTATCAGCCAGACTCGGACAGCTTTTCTTTGTGGACAAGGCAGTTCAGCTGACCTCTTGCAATTACTTCGGGACCTCCTGCCAACCATTGAGAGTGATTTTGGTTTGGCTTTGACAGTATTTGTGGGCAATGCCTGGCATCAGTTGGCAGCTAGTAGTTTCAGAGATTGTTTTGAGGAGGAAAATCAGCTGCTCACGGCCTATTTGGCTCAAAAATCTGGAGGAAAGCTATTAACGTTTTCAGAAGTGATGCTTTGGTCTCTGCTATCTCACCAAACTTTCCCAGCCTTAACGCGGCAATTTCATCATGTTTTAACTCAACAAAAAGATATGGCAGAAGTGGTTCAAGCCCTGTGGTTAGAACATGGAAATCTGGTTCAAACTGCTCAGCGCCTCTATATTCATCGCAATTCATTGCAGTACAAACTTGACAAATTTGCTCAGCAATCGGGCCTTCGTCTAAAGCAATTGGATGATTTGGCTTTTGCTTATCTTTTTCTCTTGAAATATTAG